The proteins below come from a single Stomoxys calcitrans chromosome 1, idStoCalc2.1, whole genome shotgun sequence genomic window:
- the LOC106093958 gene encoding UDP-sugar transporter UST74c: MDNSAGLTLELVNINSSNKGGSTSSLISKESKQQKEDVTLYFKKVGSALFYGMASFMITVVNKTVLTSYKFPSFLFLSLGQLTASIVVLGMGKRLKLVSFAPLQRNTFRKIFPLPLIFLGNMMFGLGGTQALSLPMFAALRRFSILMTMLLELKILGIRPSTAVQISVYGMISGALLAASDDLSFNMQGYTYVMITNAMTAANGVYVKKKLDTSEIGKYGLMFYNSLFMLIPALLITYATGDLHKSIAFGEWNNPYFVIQFLMSCVMGFVLSYSTILCTQYNSALTTTIVGCLKNICVTYLGMFIGGDYVFSWLNCIGINISVFASLLYTYVTFRRKQAPDKELLLPTTSKSEAV; the protein is encoded by the coding sequence ATGGACAACAGTGCTGGATTGACATTGGAACTGGTTAACATAAACAGCAGTAATAAAGGAGGAAGTACGTCAAGTTTAATATCCAAAGAATCGAAACAGCAGAAGGAAGATGTCACACTTTACTTTAAGAAGGTTGGCAGTGCCCTATTTTATGGAATGGCTTCATTCATGATAACCGTCGTCAATAAAACCGTACTTACCTCATATAAGTTCCCCTCATTCCTATTTTTGAGTCTGGGGCAGCTAACTGCCAGTATTGTGGTACTTGGTATGGGCAAACGCTTGAAGCTAGTCTCCTTCGCCCCTTTACAACGAAATACCTTTAGAAAAATCTTTCCACTGCCATTAATCTTTCTGGGCAACATGATGTTCGGCTTGGGGGGCACTCAGGCTTTGAGTTTACCCATGTTTGCTGCTCTTCGCAGATTTTCAATACTAATGACAATGTTGTTGGAATTAAAGATTCTAGGCATACGACCATCTACAGCGGTACAGATCAGTGTCTATGGCATGATTAGCGGAGCACTACTCGCGGCTTCTGACGATTTATCGTTTAATATGCAAGGTTACACATATGTTATGATTACCAATGCCATGACTGCGGCAAATGGAGTTTATGTCAAGAAGAAACTTGATACCTCGGAAATTGGAAAGTATGGATTAATGTTCTACAACTCGCTATTCATGTTAATACCTGCCTTGCTGATTACCTACGCCACAGGAGACTTGCATAAGTCCATAGCATTCGGCGAATGGAATAATCCCTATTTTGTTATACAGTTCCTAATGAGTTGTGTCATGGGTTTCGTACTATCCTACAGCACAATACTGTGCACGCAATATAATTCGGCCTTGACAACGACAATTGTGGGCTGCTTGAAGAACATATGTGTCACATATTTGGGAATGTTTATTGGCGGCGACTATGTATTCTCCTGGCTGAACTGCATTGGTATCAACATCAGCGTCTTTGCCAGTCTTCTCTACACATACGTGACATTCCGGCGGAAGCAAGCACCCGATAAGGAACTACTATTACCCACGACATCTAAAAGTGAAGCTGTTTAG